In the Candidatus Omnitrophota bacterium genome, AGAATCGAGATGTCCGGTTTCTTTAAACCGGCTGCGGCGAAGATATCAATTATCTCATCGGAGGATATGGCGCGGGAAACGATTTGACGTATGGCGAATTCCAATTCTTCATCAGTCTTACGCTGGCCGGTTTCGTTTTTCATCAAAACGGCGCGTACAGCCTGGAAGAATCCTACGTCGTCTCTTATTTTAAGCGCCTCTTCGCGTGGAATTGCCAAGGCGAAGGCTTGGGATAATTCCTTCACCGCTTGAATGAGACGGTTTTTCCCATCTTCTTGCTTTAAAATATGTTCTTGCGCCGGGGGCAGGATTCGGAGTTTTTCCGCTGGAACGCCGCTTTTCCATTTCGACCAATCGAATCCATAAAAAAGTTCGCAGCAATTTTCATATTTCTCCAAGAGAATAGCCACGGCTTCTTCTTGATCGATAGCCGTTTTCCCTTTGCCGCCGCTTTCCGTATAATCGGCCAACGCCCGCTTCAATTGATCGGCAAGACCAAGGTAATCCACCACCAAACCGCCGGGTTTATTCTTGAAAACGCGATTCACTCTGGCGATAGCCTGCATAAGGCCGTGTCCCCGCATAGGCTTATCGATGTACATGGTATGAAGACATGGCGCATCGAAGCCGGTCAGCCACATATCCCGAACAATGACGATCTTGAATGGATCGTTAGAATTCTTGAAACGTTCGGCCAGTTCTTCCCGCTTATTCTTGTTGCGAATATGTTTTTGCCATTCGACAGGATCGGACGCCGAACCCGTCATGACGATTTTCATCCGGCCTTTATCGTCGTCATCGCTGCCCCATTCTGGGCGGATTGCGGCGATGGCTTCATAGAGATCGACGCATATCCGGCGGCTCATGCAAACGATCATCGCCTTGCCGTCCATCGCATCCAGGCGGTTTTCAAAATGGATCGCCAAATCCTGGGCGATTAATTTCAAGCGTTTTTCTGTTCCAACTAAAGCCTCCAACGCGGCCCATTTGGTTTTAAGTTTTTCTTTGCGTTCGATTTCTTCTCCTTCCGTCACTTCTTCGACGGCGGGATCGATTCTTGGGCGTTCCTCCTCTTTCAATTCGATCTTGGCTAACCGGCTTTCGTAATAAATGGGAACGGTTGCGCCGTCCTCTACCGCTCGTTGGATGTCGTAGATGCTTATATATTCCCCAAATACGGCCCGCGTGTTTCTGTCGTTCGATTCGATGGGCGTTCCGGTAAAGCCGATGAAGGAGGCGTTGGGCAAGGCGTCCCGCATGTGCCGGGCAAAACCGTCGATAAAATCGTATTGGCTGCGATGCGCTTCATCGGCGATGACGACGATATTTAAGCGATCCGATAGAAGCGGATATTGGCCGTCATTTTCTTCGGGAAAGAATTTTTGAATTGTGGTGAAGACGACGCCTCCAGCTTCCACGCGCAGCAACTCGCGTAAATTGGAGCGGCTTTCCGCTTGGACGGGCGGCTGTCGTAAGAGATCGCAGCAGCGGGAGAATGTCCCGAAGAGTTGGTTGTCCAAGTCGTTGCGGTCTGTAATAACAACCAAGGTAGGATTTTTCATTGCTGGATGAGGAATCACTCGCCCCGCGTAAAACGCCATCGTAAGGCTTTTTCCCGATCCTTGCGTATGCCAGACGATCCCCGCTCGACGGTCT is a window encoding:
- a CDS encoding type I restriction endonuclease subunit R; translated protein: MSSKFDESSVESAALSWLEAIGYSTLFGPAIVPGEPFAERETYEQTVLENRLRQALERLNPAIPADALDEAFRKITRLDAPTIAANNRTFHKMLIGGVPVEYQREDGSIAGDLAKFIDFDKPGNNDWLAVNQFTVVENRHNRRPDIVVFVNGLPLAIIELKNPADENATIWTAFNQLQTYKNEIPSLFAYNEALLISDGLEARAGTLTADREWFMPWRTIEGEEPADSHIPQLQVMLEGMFEKRRFLDLIRYFIVFEDNGAGILFKKMAGYHQYHAVNRAIKETVISSSQKGDRRAGIVWHTQGSGKSLTMAFYAGRVIPHPAMKNPTLVVITDRNDLDNQLFGTFSRCCDLLRQPPVQAESRSNLRELLRVEAGGVVFTTIQKFFPEENDGQYPLLSDRLNIVVIADEAHRSQYDFIDGFARHMRDALPNASFIGFTGTPIESNDRNTRAVFGEYISIYDIQRAVEDGATVPIYYESRLAKIELKEEERPRIDPAVEEVTEGEEIERKEKLKTKWAALEALVGTEKRLKLIAQDLAIHFENRLDAMDGKAMIVCMSRRICVDLYEAIAAIRPEWGSDDDDKGRMKIVMTGSASDPVEWQKHIRNKNKREELAERFKNSNDPFKIVIVRDMWLTGFDAPCLHTMYIDKPMRGHGLMQAIARVNRVFKNKPGGLVVDYLGLADQLKRALADYTESGGKGKTAIDQEEAVAILLEKYENCCELFYGFDWSKWKSGVPAEKLRILPPAQEHILKQEDGKNRLIQAVKELSQAFALAIPREEALKIRDDVGFFQAVRAVLMKNETGQRKTDEELEFAIRQIVSRAISSDEIIDIFAAAGLKKPDISILSDEFLAEIRSLPQKNLAVELLRKLLNGEIKSRSRKNIVQARSFAEMLEKSIRNYQNRAIETAQVIEELIALAQEMREADRRGEELGLTEDEIAFYEALEVNDSAVKVLGDEILKQIAQDLVKAVKGSVTIDWAVRENVRAHIRVIVKRILRKYGYPPDKQEKATQTVLEQAELLSEEWAA